The following DNA comes from Methanosarcina vacuolata Z-761.
TTGATAGAGGTCAAACGGCTACTTTGAATATTAATTTAATGAACAAAGGCAAATTATTAGGATTCAAGAATGACAAAACTCCTTACGATTCAGATGAAATCTATGCTGCCCAGACTGAAATGAAACTGGAAAGCAGTATAGTGGACGCTACAAACGTAGTAGCTTCTCTTTCAACAGATCCTGGCAGTCCGATTGAGGTCAAGTCAGTCAGCCAGGAGATCGGCTCCATAAAAAGTGGAGAAAATTCACTGACACCAGCAAAATTTGATATAAAAATCGATAAAAAAGCAAAGGCTGGGGAATACAACCTTTACCTGAATCTTTCCTACGATTACCAGAAAAACGTGCAAATTATGAATCCGGATGTAACCGCTCAGACCTATGACGCGAATCGCTGGTATGGAATAATGGATCAGAATCTGACATTAAAGATTAAGGTGAATGATCAGGCTGATTTTGAGATTGTAAACACTACAGGCAGTCTTTCTCCAGGTGGGGAGAACATGATTGATATAACTATTAAAAACACAGGTGAAGAAGAGGCAAAAAACGTTAAAGCGATAATTAATCCAGCTGATCCTCTGAGCACAACCGATAGTGCGGCATTCCTATCCACTATAGCACCTGGCAGCACGGCTGTTGCAAAGATTAAAATTAAAGCAGATAGCGAAGCTGTGCCCAAGGAATATGGAATTGACACTGTATTAAAATACGAAACTCCAGAAGGTGACATTAAGTATACCGCCATCCTTCAGGCTCCGGTAGAAGTCAAGGAAGCTGGATTCTTCGAGAAACTTTTTGGATGGATTTAATATAAGGTAGTCCTCAGGACCACTCTTGCAATTTGAGTGAATTGTTTTAAACTCCAGTTGAGGGTTTTTGCTTAGTTCTTCACTTGATTGAACACAAAAAAACTCCAACTTTCTTATTTTTAATTTTAATTCTGTATTGCAGAATATCAAAAACTGCCTAAATTGCCTGAACCAAAATTGCCTGAACCAAAATTGCCTGAAACTAGAGGAAACTGGCTCTTCGTCATTCTCTATGGATAAATATAATTTTCACTTCAAGACCCATTGGTTTTTATGAGAATATTATGAGAATATCCACACAAACCAACGAAAAGCCTAAAAACTTTTCAAGTAAAATCTAGCTATTTTCTAGATAAAAAGGAGGATTGGCAGGCCGATAAGGAGGATCTGGTGGAGTGTTTATTATTTACAGTTGGGGAAATTAAAGGAGGAAATAAAGGAGGAAAATTTCTTTGTGTAACAGTAGATCAGTCGACCCGCCAGATTTACATAGGACAAATAGTATAAAAAACTATTGATAATTATTATTCAGTAACTATCTTACTGATTACTTCATATCTAATGCTATGGTTCTTGCCAATTATTGAGCTATTTTAATGTTGCAGGAATTAATTTTTGCAGTCTCAGAGGTTCCTATTTGTTAATCGTATACAGTAATTATTAATCGTATACAGTAATAAATTTTTTATACTCTGCCCGACTAAGTTCATTATTCACATCATTCAAAGTTTTCCGTATTTTGGGTTAGGAGGATAATTTACGGTCAATCAAGATCCATTTTTGCCTCGTTCGATTGAAACTGACGAATCCGCAGTTGTTTCGCTTCCTTTCAGGCTGACAGTCTCAGGCATCCTTTTTGCTGTGATTTTACTCCTCTCCTTCGGTTATCTTTATGATTTTCTGGACGAAGCAAAGGAAAAAGCAGCTCTGGATGAGATTTCCAGGCTTACGGCTGCTGCCGAACAGCTCTCCTTGCGTGGGGAAGGAAGTGAAGTTTCCCTGGAGCTCAGGCTGCCTGAAGGCGTAAGTGTGGATTTTGGGGCTCTCCCTGGCAGGCAGGACAAATGGCCTGCGGATGCTAACGATTACTGCGTCCACACAGGG
Coding sequences within:
- a CDS encoding COG1361 S-layer family protein, producing the protein MKEVIIISLLLIAMISCAEGASNSPDNYNIPQSFDLGKNYYTVNGSPDLNANIIGSNDFDRGQTATLNINLMNKGKLLGFKNDKTPYDSDEIYAAQTEMKLESSIVDATNVVASLSTDPGSPIEVKSVSQEIGSIKSGENSLTPAKFDIKIDKKAKAGEYNLYLNLSYDYQKNVQIMNPDVTAQTYDANRWYGIMDQNLTLKIKVNDQADFEIVNTTGSLSPGGENMIDITIKNTGEEEAKNVKAIINPADPLSTTDSAAFLSTIAPGSTAVAKIKIKADSEAVPKEYGIDTVLKYETPEGDIKYTAILQAPVEVKEAGFFEKLFGWI